The Sorangiineae bacterium MSr11367 genome window below encodes:
- a CDS encoding carbohydrate-binding family 9-like protein, giving the protein MQAACVGGSKSVSAEDKERLKSYILEAEPANIPHKVDINFENRVHIIGYDIEPAQAKPGQDVKLTYYWRCDDTVDDGWLLFTHIQDPATDHRDNLDNDGPLRELKNGKQILSPDKWEKGKVYVDEQTFRIPEDTKAPELSVLTGVWKGNARLRIISGPNDGDNAALVGKIKTGVTPKPEEHTHGTDLPSIIVNKLAAGDKIVIDGKGDDKAWGGAADLGPFVDVGTGKKNTTFPVNGSAKLAWDDTNLYVLFTVSDPDVVGYFTDKEKQKDDFTATGLPKLWTRDTVEIMTDPDGDGDNKDYYELQINPQNRVFHSQFDSYNAPKQEPNGPYGHEDWDPKLKSAVTVQGTMDKADDKDEGYTVEIAIPWAAFSKAAHHPPQLGDAWRMNFYTMQQNGGVAWSPILGQGNFHKSSRFGRVQWGTANTTADAGAAAAAPGTGDAGAAAKKKPAGTPRP; this is encoded by the coding sequence ATGCAGGCCGCGTGTGTCGGCGGTTCGAAGAGCGTCTCCGCGGAGGACAAGGAACGTCTCAAGTCGTACATCCTCGAGGCCGAGCCGGCGAACATCCCGCACAAGGTCGATATCAACTTCGAAAACCGAGTGCACATCATCGGTTACGACATCGAGCCCGCGCAGGCCAAACCCGGCCAGGACGTGAAGCTCACGTACTACTGGCGCTGCGACGACACCGTGGACGATGGGTGGCTGCTCTTCACGCACATCCAAGATCCGGCCACGGACCATCGCGACAACTTGGATAACGACGGCCCCTTGCGGGAGCTCAAGAATGGCAAACAAATCTTGAGCCCCGACAAATGGGAAAAGGGCAAAGTCTACGTCGACGAGCAGACCTTCCGCATCCCGGAGGACACCAAGGCGCCCGAGCTTTCGGTCCTCACCGGCGTATGGAAGGGCAACGCGCGCCTTCGCATCATCAGCGGCCCGAACGACGGCGACAATGCGGCCTTGGTCGGCAAAATCAAAACGGGTGTGACCCCCAAGCCGGAAGAGCACACGCACGGCACGGACCTTCCCTCGATCATCGTCAACAAGCTCGCGGCCGGCGACAAGATCGTCATCGACGGCAAGGGCGACGACAAAGCCTGGGGAGGCGCCGCGGATCTCGGCCCTTTCGTTGATGTGGGAACGGGGAAAAAGAACACCACGTTTCCCGTGAACGGCAGCGCCAAACTCGCGTGGGACGACACGAACCTGTACGTCCTCTTCACGGTGAGCGATCCCGACGTGGTGGGGTATTTCACCGACAAGGAAAAGCAAAAAGACGATTTCACGGCTACCGGGCTGCCCAAGCTTTGGACCCGCGACACCGTGGAAATCATGACCGATCCCGATGGGGACGGGGACAACAAGGATTATTACGAATTGCAGATCAATCCGCAAAATCGGGTTTTTCACTCGCAATTCGATTCGTACAACGCCCCCAAGCAAGAGCCCAATGGCCCCTACGGCCACGAGGATTGGGATCCCAAGTTGAAGAGCGCCGTCACCGTCCAGGGCACCATGGACAAGGCCGACGACAAGGACGAAGGCTACACGGTGGAGATCGCGATCCCGTGGGCGGCCTTCTCCAAGGCGGCGCACCATCCGCCCCAGCTGGGTGACGCGTGGCGTATGAACTTCTACACCATGCAGCAAAACGGCGGCGTGGCCTGGTCGCCCATCCTCGGGCAGGGCAATTTCCACAAGTCTTCGCGCTTCGGTCGTGTCCAGTGGGGGACGGCCAACACCACCGCCGACGCTGGCGCCGCGGCCGCTGCCCCTGGCACGGGCGATGCGGGCGCGGCCGCGAAGAAGAAGCCGGCCGGAACGCCGAGACCGTGA
- a CDS encoding FkbM family methyltransferase codes for MVERTVHVGAPLWARVSSQIVRRLPRGRYRAMNWLCRGEPPTFIDVVPGSDRRLIFECDLRNTLAREVYFTGTYEPQATMLIREVLTQGQVFVDVGANWGYFSLLSAGIVGGTGRVVAIEADPRMYRTLARNTALNSFPHLTSVHVAAAAKPGTLTLLGYSEEDTNWGLSRVVKDGGNGNGGKTFEVEAKPIDTILDEQRVDSVDLLKMDIEGAEGFALEGMRRGLASGRYRRIVLELHPDQLREHGQSAGDILRTLRDAGYRGWTIDHSLESLRRVAYGRNVGLRDFMAPLEKDSVTREWPHVLLLADGVEPPPALLR; via the coding sequence ATGGTTGAACGAACCGTGCATGTCGGCGCGCCGCTGTGGGCGCGCGTCTCGTCCCAGATCGTGCGGCGTCTGCCGCGAGGACGATACCGCGCAATGAATTGGCTTTGCCGCGGCGAACCACCGACGTTCATCGATGTCGTGCCCGGCTCCGACCGACGGCTCATTTTCGAGTGCGATCTTCGGAATACGCTCGCGCGCGAGGTGTACTTCACCGGCACGTACGAGCCTCAGGCGACGATGTTGATCCGTGAGGTGCTGACACAAGGCCAGGTCTTCGTCGATGTGGGCGCAAACTGGGGCTACTTCAGTTTGCTCTCGGCCGGCATCGTGGGCGGCACGGGCCGCGTGGTGGCCATCGAAGCCGATCCGCGGATGTATCGCACCCTTGCGCGCAACACGGCGCTCAATTCATTTCCGCATCTCACGTCGGTGCATGTGGCGGCCGCGGCGAAGCCCGGCACCCTGACGCTCCTCGGGTATTCGGAGGAAGACACGAACTGGGGTCTCTCACGCGTCGTCAAAGACGGTGGGAACGGCAACGGCGGCAAGACGTTCGAGGTCGAGGCGAAGCCCATCGACACGATTCTCGACGAACAGCGGGTCGATTCGGTCGATTTGCTCAAGATGGACATCGAGGGCGCCGAAGGTTTCGCGCTCGAGGGCATGAGGCGAGGACTGGCATCGGGTCGTTACCGACGCATCGTGCTCGAGCTTCATCCCGACCAACTTCGCGAGCACGGCCAGTCCGCGGGCGACATCTTGCGCACCTTGCGCGACGCGGGCTACCGAGGGTGGACCATCGATCATTCGCTCGAGTCGCTTCGACGGGTTGCCTATGGACGCAATGTGGGTTTGCGCGATTTCATGGCACCGCTCGAGAAGGACAGTGTGACCCGTGAATGGCCCCACGTGCTTCTCCTCGCCGACGGCGTCGAGCCGCCGCCCGCACTGTTACGCTGA
- a CDS encoding glycosyltransferase, whose protein sequence is MPLRICHLGKFYPPARGGIESHTQTLARAQVALGADVRVVCVNHDMGGVDATWRIIASTPSVEEVDEGVRVTRVGRHASFSRFDVCPSLFSALWRIRREGVDIVHVHAPNPTIFSALSLMPPFGTLVVTHHADVVKQRVLLKAYRPVESFFYSRAALVLSTSDDYIGGSEALLRVGSKAKALPLGIDRTPFAEPTPRARAFAEKLRAEHGSPLWLSVGRVIYYKGLDVAVDALSQAPGKLLIVGSGPMETELRQRAERRGVADRLVWLGRLDDEELVGAYLAATALWFPSNGRGEGFGLTQVEAMASGLPVINTHVPHSGVAYVSRDGVSGITIPMNDPAALAAASHRLAADPDLRRQLGERARERAAAEFDERVMASRSLAYYAEALGGTHSTDGPAARRAGPPVSDASA, encoded by the coding sequence ATGCCGCTCCGTATCTGCCACCTCGGAAAATTCTACCCGCCCGCCCGCGGCGGAATCGAATCGCACACGCAAACCCTTGCGCGTGCCCAGGTGGCCCTCGGGGCGGATGTGCGCGTCGTCTGCGTCAACCACGACATGGGCGGGGTCGACGCCACCTGGCGGATCATCGCTTCCACGCCCAGCGTCGAGGAAGTCGACGAAGGCGTGCGCGTCACCCGCGTGGGGCGGCATGCGTCGTTCTCGCGCTTCGACGTGTGCCCGTCGCTCTTCTCGGCCCTGTGGCGCATCCGCCGCGAGGGGGTCGACATCGTGCACGTGCACGCGCCGAACCCCACGATCTTCAGCGCGCTCTCCCTCATGCCGCCGTTCGGCACCCTGGTGGTGACCCACCACGCCGATGTGGTCAAACAGCGCGTCCTGCTCAAGGCTTACCGCCCCGTGGAAAGCTTTTTCTACTCGCGGGCGGCCCTCGTGCTCAGCACCAGCGACGATTACATCGGAGGCTCCGAAGCGTTGCTTCGCGTGGGCTCGAAGGCCAAAGCGCTGCCCCTGGGCATCGACCGCACGCCGTTCGCCGAGCCCACCCCCAGGGCCCGCGCCTTCGCCGAGAAGCTCCGCGCAGAACATGGTTCCCCGCTGTGGCTCTCCGTGGGCCGCGTCATCTACTACAAGGGCCTCGACGTCGCCGTGGACGCCCTCTCCCAGGCGCCGGGCAAGCTCCTCATCGTCGGCAGCGGCCCCATGGAGACCGAACTTCGCCAACGCGCCGAGCGGCGTGGTGTCGCCGATCGCCTCGTGTGGTTGGGCCGCCTCGATGACGAAGAATTGGTGGGCGCCTACCTTGCGGCCACGGCCCTCTGGTTCCCCAGCAACGGCCGCGGTGAAGGCTTCGGCCTCACGCAAGTCGAGGCCATGGCCAGCGGTCTTCCGGTCATCAACACGCACGTGCCCCACTCGGGCGTGGCCTACGTATCGCGCGACGGCGTGAGCGGCATCACCATCCCGATGAACGATCCCGCCGCCCTGGCCGCAGCCTCGCACCGCCTCGCCGCCGACCCGGACCTTCGCCGTCAACTCGGCGAACGCGCCCGCGAGCGCGCCGCGGCGGAGTTCGATGAGCGCGTCATGGCGTCGCGCAGCCTCGCTTACTACGCCGAGGCTTTGGGCGGCACCCACTCAACCGACGGGCCCGCCGCTCGACGCGCGGGCCCCCCCGTTTCAGACGCCTCAGCGTAA